From Hydra vulgaris chromosome 07, alternate assembly HydraT2T_AEP, a single genomic window includes:
- the LOC136082652 gene encoding uncharacterized protein LOC136082652 — protein sequence MSKEVQDILAAGERPLTALQCAIIRIILNDVLAVCSKPLKKHLDVIASSMVAKYTKSFKDEYGTTVIGSGHDTAKPCSTINECFKYGKRKTDSYGCLNREPVLSVSNSPEELEYYLRRTEINEKMFLNDLLIKFPNLFTVDGLLHHFDVLMGGVNAGKLLMKALYDEKLYLFLHSCGIADLKVKKVIINLDKAKHKTLSDLPVAPGLLMALISLFNEKLDALFMFVDETMDQTELVPRSNSPHLCVYGNSLFTANQFMLVIDCIVVVDGMNNFI from the exons ATGTCTAAAGAGGTACAAGATATATTAGCAGCTGGAGAAAGACCTTTAACAGCTCTTCAGTGTGCAATTATAAGAATTATTTTGAATGATGTCCTTGCTGTTTGCTCAAagccattaaaaaaacatttagatgtAATTGCATCTTCTATGGTTGCCAAATATACTAAATCGTTTAAAGATGAGTACGGTACTACAGTGATTGGTAGTGGTCATGACA CTGCCAAACCGTGTTCCACCATTAATGAGTGTTTTAAatatggaaaaagaaaaactgataGTTATGGTTGCTTGAACCGAGAACCAGTTCTCAGTGTTTCAAACAGTCCTGAAGAGCTCGAATACTATTTGCGACGAactgaaataaatgaaaagatgtttttgaatgatttgttgataaaatttcccaatttatttaca GTTGATGGTTTGCTACATCACTTTGATGTTTTGATGGGTGGAGTGAATGCTGGTAAACTTTTGATGAAAGCATTATATGatgaaaagttatatttatttttgcatagTTGTGGAATAGCAGACCTTAAAGTAAAGAAGGTGataataaatttagataaagcaaaacataaaactttgtcAGATTTACCTGTGGCTCCCGGTCTTCTAATGGCTTTGATTAgtttgtttaatgaaaaacttgACGCACTCTTTATGTTTGTGGAT gAGACAATGGATCAAACAGAATTGGTGCCAAGATCAAATTCTCCTCATCTATGTGTTTATG GGAATTCGCTATTTACAGCAAATCAATTCATGCTGGTAATTGATTGCATTGTTGTAGTTGATGGAATGAACAATTTCATTTAG
- the LOC136082651 gene encoding uncharacterized protein LOC136082651 — MVVYNSSTQFSVQSLTSAISNQSSDICENILTEFSKSEQIKINSLYALSTNKKRKAYFHKHMSYISPIEFTLGFDANKKFRTVHHVPIKDLLKMMNNKHSNEPGFWVKHEENFGIYSDLLSGSLIQDIAKSDDKILYLILYQDSFEIVNPIGSGRKKHKILAVYLTLANIPSHKRYASEQLQLVLMCKNADLKYFGLSKVFAPIFSELAEISGSVSVSNSLSIKTKLLCILGDNLGSHSIGGFCENFSTVSHFCRYCLATRAEFDFNPQFCGLDRTESSHNNSLLQLAQNNGNNFEGIKFNSPFNGLCGFHVSTGLPPCLAHDFFEGVASRDMYLFVKYFVSKRWFSFNNIYRRINMQKYFEGDALDKSCEMNKTSSTEKLSGHAAQNWVFLRLFPLYIGIYILDFEDPLWLLYLRLKEIVEIICSLKIDIQHIAYLQVLINVFS, encoded by the coding sequence ATGGTAGTTTATAATTCGAGTACTCAATTCTCTGTTCAAAGTCTGACTTCTGCAATCTCGAATCAAAGCAGCGATATCtgtgaaaatattttaactgaattttCTAAGTCagaacaaataaagataaacagTTTGTATGCTTTaagtactaataaaaaaagaaaagcttatTTTCATAAACACATGAGTTACATATCTCCAATAGAATTTACTTTAGGTTTTGAtgccaataaaaaatttagaactgtTCATCATGTTCCAATAAAGGActtgttaaaaatgatgaacAATAAACACAGCAATGAACCTGGGTTTTGGGTAAAACATGAGGAAAATTTTGGTATATATTCAGACTTACTGAGTGGATCCCTAATTCAAGATATTGCAAAGTctgatgataaaattttatatcttattctATATCAAGATTCTTTTGAAATTGTCAACCCAATTGGATCAggaagaaaaaaacataaaatacttgCAGTTTACTTAACATTAGCTAATATTCCATCACACAAGAGATATGCATCGGAGCAGCTACAGCTGGTACTTATGTGTAAAAATGCAGATTTAAAGTACTTTGGCCTCAGCAAAGTATTTGCACCAATATTTTCTGAATTGGCAGAAATATCTGGTTCTGTTTCAGTTTCTAACAGTTtatctataaaaacaaaacttctaTGCATACTAGGGGATAATTTAGGATCACATTCTATAGGAGgcttttgtgaaaattttagcACAGTTTCACACTTTTGTCGATACTGTTTAGCAACACGTGCAGAGTTTGATTTTAACCCTCAATTCTGTGGACTAGATCGAACAGAATCAAGCCACAATAATAGCCTGCTTCAATTAGCTCAGAATAATGGTAACAATTTTGAaggaataaaatttaattcaccATTTAATGGTTTATGTGGATTTCATGTGTCTACAGGTTTGCCACCATGCTTAGCTCATGATTTCTTCGAAGGCGTTGCTTCACGAGATATGTatctatttgttaaatattttgttagtaaGCGATGGTTTTCATTTAACAACATCTACAGAAGAATTAACATGCAGAAATATTTTGAAGGAGATGCCTTGGATAAATCTTGTGAGATGAATAAAACTTCGAGTACTGAAAAGTTAAGTGGTCATGCAGCTCAAAACTGGGTGTTTTTGCGTTTGTTTCCCCTTTATATAGGAATTTACATTCTAGATTTTGAAGATCCTTTGTGGTTATTGTATTTAAGACTGAAAGAAATTGTTGAGATTATATGTTCACTTAAAATTGACATTCAACATATTGCTTATCTGCAGGTTTTAATAAATGTCTTCTCGTAG